In Methylobacterium currus, the genomic stretch GGGGTTGATCACTGTACGCTGTCTTTCTCAGTCATGACTGAGGGCAGCCGTTCCCAAATCAGATCTGCATGTGTGACCTAGTGCTGCCGCGCCCGCCCACCCACCACGTCACCAAGCACCTGCAGCAGGGGATCGGGAGCGACCACTTCCGAGTGAAGCGGGCGATGCCGCGGGTCGGCGGGTTCCGGTCGTTCAACACGGCCCGGCGCACGATCCGGGGCTTCGAAGCCATGCTGTGGCTGCGCAAGGGCTTCGGGTTTGCGGGTGCCTGGACGGTGCGGGAGCAGAACCAGCTGCTCGCCTGCTGCTTCGGATTTCCCGTCGCGAACAAAGCGTGAAAGCGGGGCGGCAGAGCCCCTTCTGCGGCTTGGACCCGAGTTTGCGACAGGCCCTCGCCCACCGGTCGACCTTGCTTTCGTGAGGACAGCGCGACGGATGTACGCTGAGCAACGCTAAGGCCGAACGGAGCAAGAACGGCCATCTTCAGGTCAGGCGTGCCAGCCCTGCGGCGGCGACTTCCCGGTAGACGGTCGATCGTCCAAGACCAAGTTGGCTGGCGGCCTTCGTTGGCGAAAGGCCGGCTTGGACCAGCTTCAGCGCGGCCTGCACCCTGTCGGCGTCCACAGGCTGGCGGCCAGGAACCTTTCCCCTGGCGCGGGCTGCTGCGATCCCGTCCTTAGTGCGCTCGGCGATGAGCCGACGCTCGAATTGCGCAATGGCCCCGAACACGTGGAAGATGAGTTCCCCGGCGGCCGAGGACGTGTCGAGCTTCTCTTCCAGGCTGAGGAGAGCCACACCGCGGCCCTTCAGTTGCTCGACCACGGAGATGAGTTCCGCGAGAGAGCGGCCGAGCCGGTCGAGTCGCACCACCGCCAGCGTGTCGCCGCGGCGTGCATAGGCCAGGAGTTCGATCAGACCGGGGCGGTCCATCGATTTGCCAGACCGAACGTCGGTGAACACCCGGATGGCGCCAGCCTGCTCCAGCCGTCTGGCTTGGCCGGCAACGTCCTGGTCGCCGGTGCTGACGCGGGCATAACCGAGAACATCTGCCATGGGGACGCCGTCTCTCAACCGGTCGTTCTGTGGACGATCGCGCTATTGCGCTTCTCGGGCCGTCGACTCCGTCCACAGAATGCGTCCCTAGTGGCCTCGCTGTCCATCATCATCGTCGGCGTTCTCTGGACGCTCAGGAGCGGTCCATGGGACGACGCGACCTGCTCAGCGCCGAGGAGCGCCGCCGCATCTTCGGCGTCCCGACCGAGCGCGATGATCTGGCGCGGTTCTACACCTTCGAGGCCGCCGACCTGGATCTGATCGGGACCCGACGTGAGGATCGCAATCGGCTCGGGTTCGGCGTTCAACTGGCCCTGCTACGCCATCCTGGGCTGACGCTCGCCCAGGTCGCGGTGCAGCCGGATGTCGATCTCGCGCCCATGACGGCCTTCGTCGCCGAGCAGCTCCGGATCCCGGCCGAGATCTTCAGGGCCTACGGCGCGCGGGACCAGACCCGGACCGACCACGCTCGTGAGGTCGCGACGGCACTGGGGCTGCGGTCGGCAACCCGCACTGATCTTCCGCTGCTGATCGAGGCCGCCGCCGCTGCCTCCTGGGCCACCGACAAGGGCGGGGTAATCGTGACGGCCATGATCGCTGCCCTGCGTGAGGCGAAGATCATGCTGCCTGCCCCCGCGACGATCGAGCGAGCGGGCGTGACCGGTCGGGCCAAGGCGCGCACGCGGACCTACGCCGCCTTGCTGGCGGGGCTGGGATCCGATCAGATCAGGGCGCTCGACGCCCTGTCGAGCGTGGGGACGAGAACCGGTCTTACCCGGCTGACCGAGCTGCGCACCATCCCGGTCGCGGCAAAGCCCGACCATGTCGGCGACATCCTCGCCCAGTTGCAGGCCGTGCGCGCCCTCGGCATCGACCCTCTCGCGGAGAGTCGTGTGCATCCGGACCGGCTCGCGCGCTTGGCGCGCGAGGGCCGCCTGTCTCCGGCCTACCTGATGGACCGCTATACGACGGCACGCCGGCGAGCGACGATCGTGGCGCTGCTCCTCGACCTCGAGGCTCGGCTGATCGACGCCGCCATCGAGATGGCTGACAAGCTGATCGGGGGCGCCTTCACTCGGGCCAAGAATGCGCAGGCGCGCCAGTATACTTCCACAGCGCGCGACGTCGGGCGGCTCATGCGTATGTTCCGCGGCACCATCGACGCGCTCGTAGCCGCAGCCGGCGCGGGCGAGGATCCGCTGCATGCCGTGGACGAGGCAGTTGGTTGGGCCAAGCTGTTGCGGGCGCGGGGCGAGGTGGCCGAGATCGCGGACGCCGCCGGCGTCGACCCGCTCGTGCGCGCCGCTGATCGCCATGCCACTCTTCGCAAGTTCGCACCGGCGCTGTTGGAAGCGCTCGAGTTCAAGGCCGCTTGTGGGAGCGACAAGACGGTCGCGGCCGTGCACCTCCTGCGCGAGCTGGCCGGTACGCACCGACGTGAGGTCCCGCGCGATGCGCCCATGCCGTTCAAGAAGGAGTGGCACGCCCTGGTGATCCGCGCGGACGGCCGCATCGACCGGCGCCTCTACGAAACTGCCGTGCTGGCCCACCTGCGCAACAAACTCCGCTCGGGCGACGTGTGGGTCGAACGTTCGTCGGCCTACCGGCGCTTCGACAGCTACATGCTGGCCTCGGCCGAGGTGGTTCCGATCACCTCCGAACTGGGTCTCCCCGCGACGGCCGACGCTTGGCTGGAAAGCCGCGCTCGCGAGCTCGACCGCCGACTGAAGCGGTTCGCGGATCGGCTCGGGAAGGGAAAGCTCGATGGCGTCGCAATGCGTGACGGCCGGTTGTCCATCACCCCTGTCCGGGCGATCGCCACGCCTGAGGCGAAACGGCTCGCAGAGCGGCTCGACGCACTGATGCCGCGCGCCCGGATCACCGAGCTCCTCCATGAAGCCGCCCGCGGCACGGGGTTCCTCTCCGCCTTTACCAACCTGCGCACCGGCGATCCGTGTCCAAACGAGAACGCGCTGCTCGCCGCCATCCTGGCTGACGCGACCAACCTCGGCCTCGCGCGCATGGCTGAGGCCAGCCAGGGGGTGACCCGCGACCAGCTCGTCTGGACCGCCGACGCCTACCTCCGGGAGGAGACCTACAAGGCCGCACTCGCGCGCATCATAGACGCCCACCACGCCCTGCCGATCTCCGCCGTTTGGGGCGACGGGACGACCTCCAGCTCCGACGGCCAGTTTTTCCGCTCCGGCAAGCGGGGTGCCGCCGCCGGCGAGATCAACGCCCGCTATGGCGTCGATCCCGGCTTCAGCTTCTACACCCACGTCTCCGACCAGCATGCCCCCTACCACGTGCGGGTGATCTCGGCCGCGACGCACGAGGCGCCCTACGTCCTGGATGGCCTGCTCCACCACGGGTCGAGCCTGCCTCTGGCCGAGCACTACACCGACACGGGCGGCGCGACCGACCACGTGTTCGCACTCTGCGCCATGCTGGGCTTCCGGTTCTGTCCGCGCCTGCGCGACTTCCCCGACCGACGATTGATTCCCATCGCGCCACCGACCGCCTACCCGGCGCTGGCGCCGCTGCTCGGCAAGAAGGTCCGCGCCGATGTCGTCCGGGAGCACTGGGGCGAGATCCTGCGCCTGGTAGCCTCGCTGAAGGCCGGCCACGCCGCGCCCTCAGTCATGTTGAAGAAGCTGGCCGCCTACGAGCGGCAGAACCAGCTCGACCTTGCGCTGCAGGAGGTCGGGAAGGTCGAGCGCACCCTGTTCATGCTGGACTGGCTCGAGAACCCTGTCTTGCGCCAGCGCTGCCAGGCCGGATTGAACAAGAGCGAGCAACGCCACCAACTCACGCAAGCCCTCTACACGTTCCGTCAGGGCCGCCTTGTCGACCGCTCGCATGAAGCGCAGCAATACCGGGCCTCCGGTCTCAACCTCGTGATCGCGTCCATCGTCTGGTGGAACACGACCTACATCGCCGATGGCGTCGATCATCTCCGGGGCGCCGGCGAACAGGTCCGTGACGAGGTTCTGGCCCACACCTCACCCGTGGGCTGGGAGCACATCGCCTTCTCCGGCGACTTCCTCTGGGACCGCGCCGCGGCGCTCCCGCACGGTCGCCGCCCGCTCAATCTCGGCCGAACGACCCGTCGGGTCGCCTGAGCCAGCCCGTTCACGGTTCAGTCCGCCTTAGCGTTGCTCAGCATGCAGAAGTCGCGCTGTCCTCTTCGTGGCGTCGACGGACCCAAGGCAGAGGGCCGGAGCCGCTCGTAGCAGCTCCGGCCCTCGTATAATTAGGCCATGTTCGTGATCACACGGCAGCGCTGGACGATGCGGCCCAGTTCTTCCTGGGTAACCACGACACGGGTCAGCCCCACGGCGTTCAGACTGATGCTGAAGCAGCCCGGGCGGGTCGGCGAGGGGACGATCGCATCATCGATGCGCGCTCCCACCACTCCCATCGCGAGTTCCTCAACGTCGCTCAAGGGCACTTGCAGGCTCATGTCGCCCACCTGGGTCGGCACGATCTGCTCACCATCGAGCTCAACCGCAGTACCGAACTCAACCATTGCGTTAAACCCTTTCGCTACAAACCGTCCGCTCGCGGCGGACACCCAACCAGTACGGGGCCTGCAGGCAAAAAGATCGCGACTCGGTCGGCAGAGTTTTTGGTTAACGAGGCTTATATGGGCATTCTTGATCTCCGTTTCGGGTACTTCGCACGCGGCGGCCCTAATACAGTTATCGACGACATGGGATCAGCTTTTAACAGGAAGAGACAAGATGAAATAAATCACTTTAGCAACTGGTTTTCGCTAAAACGGCGTACATTCAAGCAGTTCATGACTGGTGATACACTTGCAACGACGCAAAAATTTGAAATTAAGTCGGACAACTGTCGACTAAATATACAAAATTTGCTTCAGATATCACAGACATCAGATGCAAGATTTTCGGTAGTCATTGGAAATGTAGATGGCGATCTAAGAAATCAGGACGTTTTGCATACAGAAAATAGCATAGACATACTACAAATAATCCATGATAAAATAGAAAATTTCCAAATACAAATTTTCAGTATCAATGATGAAGTAGCTCCACTTACGCCAAATATATTGAATTCAAAGAATGATAACGAGGTTCCATTCTATCTCATGAATAATGCCGTTCGCTCTAGAGAAAGTATAAATTATTGGATCAAACGAAATATAAAATAATATTAATACCCAAAAAAATACGGAGGCACATCTTCCTACGAGCGGCAGCCTGGCGCATGGTGATGCTTGTAACCAGAGTAGCACGAGATGAGGCGAGCATGTCGAGTATGACCATGGACCTGCGGCCTCCTTTATGCCCGCGCGCTTACGCAGCTCGCAATTCGACGCTATGCGCTCGCGGATGAGGTCACGCTCGAACTGAGCGAGTTCGATATCAAGTGAACACCGGCTCGATCTTGCGTGCCGGCCGCGCTCTTGCGGAGACAACTCTAACGAAGCCTTGTCTCGGCTCTCATCCTGATCAAGGTGGTCAACAGCTACTTCACCAGCTCGCTCAAGGTCGATATACGCCGCATCCGGTATGCTCACGTGTACGGCTTTATGGCATCGCCATGCATCGCCCCGACCTTCCTCTCCGCGCCGGCCTCGTCCTCATTGTCGTGCTCGCCACCTTACTGCTCGGCTACCCGGCCGCCTACCTCGCGAGCCACGGCCTCGACGCGCGGGTCTGGCCGGCTTTGCGAGGAACCCCACCGATTGGTTTACGCTGGAGGGCAGCGGCCTGCGCGCTTGGCTCTCCGGCTTTGTCCGCATGGCCGGCACTTACCTCAACATGGCGCTCGGCCGCGCGCAGGCGCTCCCCGGCGGCGGCCGCGAAGCCTCGCTTCTCGTCTGGGGAGCCGCGGTCGCGCTCGGCACCATCATCCTGATGGGCGGGCGCCTCGTGCCGCTGCGCCACCGCCTGCGCCGCTTCGGCGACGCTCAGTTCGCCTCCCCGCGCGCGCTCGCCCGCATGCGCAAGGGCATTGAGCTCGGTCTGGATCCGGATACCGGGCGAGCGGTGCGCATACAGGTTGAGGGCAACCTGCTCACCGTCGCGCCGCCGCGCACGGGCAAGACCAGCGGCTTGATCCTGCCCAACCTCGCCTTTCCCGAACCGGATGCCTGGGCCGGCCCCGCCGTGGTGATCGACCCCAAGGGCGACGTCGTGCGCGCCGTACGCCGACGGCGCGAGAGCATGGGTCAGACGGTCTACGTGCTCGATCCACTCAATCTCGCCGGCGGCACGGACCGCTGGGATCCACTGCTCGGCCTCGATCCCGAGGACGTGCTGGAACTGCAGAGCATGGCCCGTGCCCTCCTGCCGGAGACCGGCCAGACCAGCGAGGCCGGTGCCTTCTTCCGCGACCGGGCCGGTGTGCTCATCGTGGCAGCACTCCAATGCGTGATCCGGGCCGGACAGGGCGCGCCCGAAGCCGCTGCCCTGGTGCGCGATCCCGAGGCGCTGCGCGCGGCGCTGGAGGGCTACGACGACGCGGTTGCCTGCGACGCGCGCGGCATCCTCGACTCCGACGACGAGAAGAGCCGCGCCAGCATCCTCACGACCGCGGCGCAAGGCTTCAGCTGGATGCTGGATCCGCGCATGCAGAGGATCGTGACCGGTCACAGCTTCCGCCTCGACGCGCTCTGTGCGGGCGACGCCGACCTCTACATCGTGCTGCCGGCCGACGACCGCCGCAAGGAGATGGCGGCTTACGTGCGCTGGCTGCTCGCCGCCCTGTTCAGCACCGTGCGGCGCCGGCCTGTCGCTGAGCGCCTTCTGGT encodes the following:
- a CDS encoding type IV secretory system conjugative DNA transfer family protein, encoding MALGRAQALPGGGREASLLVWGAAVALGTIILMGGRLVPLRHRLRRFGDAQFASPRALARMRKGIELGLDPDTGRAVRIQVEGNLLTVAPPRTGKTSGLILPNLAFPEPDAWAGPAVVIDPKGDVVRAVRRRRESMGQTVYVLDPLNLAGGTDRWDPLLGLDPEDVLELQSMARALLPETGQTSEAGAFFRDRAGVLIVAALQCVIRAGQGAPEAAALVRDPEALRAALEGYDDAVACDARGILDSDDEKSRASILTTAAQGFSWMLDPRMQRIVTGHSFRLDALCAGDADLYIVLPADDRRKEMAAYVRWLLAALFSTVRRRPVAERLLVIIDEAYVLGRFDAVLRGTGELPGYGVSLWTFWQSEAQIVDTYGEAGAAILRDTAEALMLFNLSGAQGAERERWSNALGTFTGVHETISRDPTTGRETKSVAPGPEALVPASELARLTQRHSLVFLNSAAYTTDPLKLRKTFAHRDARFAGLLDPVAPVRATA
- a CDS encoding recombinase family protein — protein: MADVLGYARVSTGDQDVAGQARRLEQAGAIRVFTDVRSGKSMDRPGLIELLAYARRGDTLAVVRLDRLGRSLAELISVVEQLKGRGVALLSLEEKLDTSSAAGELIFHVFGAIAQFERRLIAERTKDGIAAARARGKVPGRQPVDADRVQAALKLVQAGLSPTKAASQLGLGRSTVYREVAAAGLARLT
- a CDS encoding Tn3 family transposase, which codes for MGRRDLLSAEERRRIFGVPTERDDLARFYTFEAADLDLIGTRREDRNRLGFGVQLALLRHPGLTLAQVAVQPDVDLAPMTAFVAEQLRIPAEIFRAYGARDQTRTDHAREVATALGLRSATRTDLPLLIEAAAAASWATDKGGVIVTAMIAALREAKIMLPAPATIERAGVTGRAKARTRTYAALLAGLGSDQIRALDALSSVGTRTGLTRLTELRTIPVAAKPDHVGDILAQLQAVRALGIDPLAESRVHPDRLARLAREGRLSPAYLMDRYTTARRRATIVALLLDLEARLIDAAIEMADKLIGGAFTRAKNAQARQYTSTARDVGRLMRMFRGTIDALVAAAGAGEDPLHAVDEAVGWAKLLRARGEVAEIADAAGVDPLVRAADRHATLRKFAPALLEALEFKAACGSDKTVAAVHLLRELAGTHRREVPRDAPMPFKKEWHALVIRADGRIDRRLYETAVLAHLRNKLRSGDVWVERSSAYRRFDSYMLASAEVVPITSELGLPATADAWLESRARELDRRLKRFADRLGKGKLDGVAMRDGRLSITPVRAIATPEAKRLAERLDALMPRARITELLHEAARGTGFLSAFTNLRTGDPCPNENALLAAILADATNLGLARMAEASQGVTRDQLVWTADAYLREETYKAALARIIDAHHALPISAVWGDGTTSSSDGQFFRSGKRGAAAGEINARYGVDPGFSFYTHVSDQHAPYHVRVISAATHEAPYVLDGLLHHGSSLPLAEHYTDTGGATDHVFALCAMLGFRFCPRLRDFPDRRLIPIAPPTAYPALAPLLGKKVRADVVREHWGEILRLVASLKAGHAAPSVMLKKLAAYERQNQLDLALQEVGKVERTLFMLDWLENPVLRQRCQAGLNKSEQRHQLTQALYTFRQGRLVDRSHEAQQYRASGLNLVIASIVWWNTTYIADGVDHLRGAGEQVRDEVLAHTSPVGWEHIAFSGDFLWDRAAALPHGRRPLNLGRTTRRVA